A single window of Paenibacillus sp. FSL H8-0537 DNA harbors:
- the hisH gene encoding imidazole glycerol phosphate synthase subunit HisH, producing MIAIIDYGMGNLHSVSKAVERLGYETVVTDDPQEILAADGAILPGVGAFGDAMGNLRETKLGEVVKQYAASGKPLLGICLGMQLLFTASEEYGDNEGLGLLPGKVIRFQGDYKIPHMGWNKLSFEQEQSPLFAGLEEGHVYFVHSFHAKPEQGSDLLATTDYYQQVTAIVGREQVYGMQFHPEKSGELGMQLLGNFLALTGSGKA from the coding sequence ATGATTGCGATCATCGATTACGGCATGGGCAACCTTCACAGCGTCAGCAAAGCGGTTGAGCGTCTGGGCTATGAAACGGTTGTAACGGATGATCCGCAGGAAATTTTAGCAGCGGATGGCGCGATTTTGCCAGGTGTCGGCGCTTTCGGTGATGCGATGGGCAATTTGCGCGAGACGAAGCTGGGTGAGGTTGTGAAGCAATATGCCGCCTCTGGCAAGCCGCTGCTTGGCATTTGCCTCGGCATGCAGCTGTTGTTCACCGCGAGCGAGGAATACGGCGACAACGAGGGCCTCGGTCTTCTGCCAGGCAAGGTCATCCGCTTCCAAGGCGACTACAAAATCCCGCATATGGGCTGGAACAAGCTAAGCTTTGAGCAGGAGCAAAGCCCGCTATTCGCAGGACTGGAAGAGGGCCATGTGTATTTCGTCCACTCCTTTCATGCAAAGCCAGAGCAGGGCAGCGATCTGCTGGCTACGACCGATTATTATCAGCAGGTAACGGCTATCGTTGGGCGTGAGCAAGTATACGGCATGCAGTTCCACCCGGAAAAAAGCGGCGAGTTGGGCATGCAGCTGCTTGGAAACTTCCTCGCATTGACTGGCAGCGGAAAGGCCTAG
- the hisF gene encoding imidazole glycerol phosphate synthase subunit HisF: MLAKRIIPCLDVKDGRVVKGVNFVNLRDAGDPVELASTYDREGADELVFLDISASVEGRATMIEVVKRTAGEITIPFTVGGGISHVDDMKRLLRAGADKIGINTAAVKNPTLVRDGSRKFGSQCIVVAIDAKFNAAWGEWEVYTHGGRQATGIRALEWASEVEKLGAGEILLTSMDADGTKDGFDLPLTSAVSGKLGIPVIASGGAGRIEHFSDVFDQGKADAALAATIFHYKEMTIREVKDDLRQKGVEVR; the protein is encoded by the coding sequence ATGCTGGCAAAACGTATTATTCCATGCCTCGATGTCAAAGACGGCCGTGTCGTTAAAGGCGTAAATTTCGTTAACCTGCGCGATGCTGGCGATCCGGTGGAGTTAGCTTCTACCTATGACCGCGAAGGCGCGGATGAACTCGTATTTCTCGATATTTCCGCCTCTGTTGAAGGCCGGGCTACGATGATCGAGGTCGTCAAACGCACGGCGGGCGAAATTACGATTCCGTTCACTGTTGGTGGCGGCATCTCGCATGTGGATGACATGAAGCGGCTGTTGCGCGCAGGTGCGGACAAGATCGGCATTAATACGGCTGCAGTCAAAAATCCTACGCTCGTGCGCGATGGCTCGCGCAAATTCGGCTCCCAATGCATCGTTGTCGCGATTGACGCGAAATTTAACGCTGCATGGGGCGAGTGGGAAGTCTATACGCACGGCGGCCGTCAGGCGACAGGCATTAGAGCGCTGGAGTGGGCGAGCGAGGTTGAGAAGCTGGGCGCCGGCGAGATTTTGCTGACGAGCATGGATGCAGACGGCACGAAGGACGGCTTTGATCTGCCGCTGACCTCTGCTGTATCCGGCAAGCTGGGCATTCCGGTTATTGCTTCGGGCGGAGCCGGCCGCATTGAGCATTTCAGTGATGTTTTCGATCAAGGCAAGGCGGACGCTGCGCTGGCGGCGACGATTTTTCACTACAAAGAAATGACGATTCGCGAAGTGAAGGATGATTTGCGGCAGAAGGGCGTGGAGGTCAGATGA
- the hisIE gene encoding bifunctional phosphoribosyl-AMP cyclohydrolase/phosphoribosyl-ATP diphosphatase HisIE, whose translation MTDWLKQIKWSEDGLVPAIVQDAQSKEVLMLAYMNEDSLKLSVETGSTWFWSRSRSELWNKGATSGHTQRIESLSYDCDGDTLLVRVHQVGPACHTGSYSCFFNDIELADQANEANSSVDSALTGAAAGAAHQGGDRFAILGSLETVIAERHAERPEGAYTTYLFDKGIDKILKKVGEEATEAIIAAKNQDNDELRSEASDLIFHLLVLLRQRGLPLDDVMQELVQRHGKPASNNAMKREQSKA comes from the coding sequence ATGACAGACTGGTTAAAGCAGATTAAGTGGAGCGAAGACGGCCTTGTGCCAGCGATCGTTCAGGATGCGCAGAGCAAGGAAGTGCTGATGCTCGCTTATATGAACGAGGATTCGCTCAAGCTGTCGGTGGAAACGGGTTCGACCTGGTTCTGGAGCCGCTCGCGCAGCGAGCTGTGGAACAAGGGCGCAACGAGCGGCCACACGCAGCGCATTGAGTCTTTATCCTATGACTGCGACGGCGACACGCTGTTGGTACGTGTTCATCAAGTCGGTCCTGCTTGCCATACAGGAAGCTATAGCTGCTTTTTCAATGATATCGAGCTGGCGGATCAAGCAAATGAGGCCAATTCCAGCGTAGATTCTGCGTTAACTGGGGCAGCTGCAGGCGCAGCCCACCAAGGTGGCGATCGCTTTGCCATTTTGGGAAGTCTGGAAACCGTCATTGCCGAGCGTCATGCGGAGCGTCCAGAAGGTGCGTATACGACATATTTATTCGATAAAGGCATCGATAAAATTCTTAAAAAAGTTGGCGAGGAAGCAACCGAAGCGATTATCGCGGCGAAAAATCAGGATAACGACGAGCTGCGCTCTGAAGCGAGCGATTTGATTTTTCACTTGCTGGTGCTGCTTAGACAGCGAGGCCTGCCACTCGATGATGTGATGCAGGAGCTTGTGCAGCGCCACGGGAAACCAGCCAGCAATAATGCAATGAAACGCGAGCAGTCCAAAGCCTAG
- the hisJ gene encoding histidinol-phosphatase HisJ, which translates to MLIDYHTHHVRCGHAVGTLEEYVQKGIELGLDQLGLSDHLPLIHVDPAAYYPEMAMPMEELPRYVEECLTLKEKYRHQIDIRVGLEGDYIEGYERQIEDILKAYPFDYVIGSVHFLGEWDITDFRQTHGWEGKNRLVVYEQYYDAVQKAAATGLYDFIGHIDVIKRFGFKPEEDVTHLENAALEAVKRHGVAIELNASGLRTPAEEMFPSRRMLEYAHKLGIPITVGSDAHQPERLAQYLDQARLMLKEVGFSQLATFDRRKLVSIDF; encoded by the coding sequence ATGCTAATCGATTACCACACGCATCATGTTCGCTGCGGGCATGCAGTGGGCACGCTGGAGGAATATGTTCAGAAGGGCATTGAACTGGGGCTTGATCAGCTCGGCCTGTCCGACCATCTGCCCCTAATCCATGTCGATCCGGCAGCGTATTATCCAGAGATGGCTATGCCGATGGAAGAGCTGCCGCGTTATGTCGAGGAATGTTTGACGCTTAAGGAGAAGTACAGACATCAAATCGATATACGTGTTGGGCTAGAAGGGGATTATATCGAAGGTTACGAGCGGCAGATCGAGGATATTCTTAAAGCATATCCGTTCGATTACGTAATTGGCTCGGTGCATTTTCTAGGCGAGTGGGATATTACTGATTTTCGGCAGACGCATGGCTGGGAAGGCAAAAACCGGCTGGTGGTGTATGAGCAGTATTATGATGCAGTGCAGAAGGCGGCGGCCACAGGGCTTTATGATTTTATTGGGCATATCGATGTAATCAAGCGTTTCGGCTTTAAGCCGGAGGAAGATGTGACGCATTTGGAAAATGCAGCGCTCGAAGCTGTCAAGCGGCATGGCGTTGCGATTGAATTGAACGCATCGGGCTTGCGGACGCCAGCGGAGGAAATGTTTCCGAGCCGCAGAATGCTGGAATATGCGCATAAGCTGGGCATTCCCATTACGGTCGGCTCGGACGCGCATCAGCCAGAAAGACTGGCACAATACCTTGATCAAGCGCGTCTGATGTTGAAAGAAGTCGGTTTTTCGCAGCTCGCGACCTTTGATCGTCGAAAATTAGTCAGTATTGATTTTTGA